A single Magnetospirillum sp. 15-1 DNA region contains:
- the nuoB gene encoding NADH-quinone oxidoreductase subunit NuoB, producing MIPPIAKILARHLLKGPHTMKDAPRPDPGGVAELAEALEQRARARLGRSLSIREVDAGSCNGCELEIHAVNQPVYDLERFGIRFVASPRHADVLLVTGPVTRNMEEALRRTVEATPEPRWIVAMGDCARDGGCFAGSYAVVGGVGDVVPVDLHIPGCPPSPRQILAGLLALLDTVEGK from the coding sequence ATGATCCCGCCCATCGCCAAGATCCTGGCCCGTCACCTGCTCAAGGGCCCCCATACCATGAAGGACGCGCCGCGCCCCGATCCCGGCGGCGTGGCGGAACTGGCCGAGGCGCTGGAGCAGCGGGCCCGCGCCCGGCTGGGCCGCTCGCTGTCCATCCGCGAGGTGGACGCCGGCTCGTGCAATGGCTGCGAGCTGGAAATTCACGCCGTCAACCAACCCGTCTACGACCTGGAACGCTTTGGTATCCGCTTCGTCGCCAGCCCGCGCCATGCCGACGTGCTGCTGGTCACCGGGCCGGTGACGCGCAACATGGAGGAAGCCCTGCGGCGCACGGTGGAAGCCACCCCAGAGCCGCGCTGGATCGTCGCCATGGGCGATTGCGCCAGGGACGGCGGCTGCTTCGCCGGATCCTATGCGGTGGTGGGCGGTGTCGGCGACGTGGTGCCGGTGGACCTGCATATTCCCGGTTGCCCGCCCAGCCCCCGCCAGATCCTGGCCGGTCTGCTGGCCCTGCTGGATACGGTGGAGGGGAAATAG
- a CDS encoding XRE family transcriptional regulator: MGRTLDEVMATLPEDRRQAVEARADELLQDVEGLRELRVLVDRSQEQIADALGIKQPSVHKIERQADLYLSTLRRFVEAAGGTLELRVNLPGKGTIHLTKIGDLHP; encoded by the coding sequence ATGGGACGGACGCTGGACGAAGTGATGGCGACACTGCCCGAGGACCGCCGCCAAGCGGTTGAAGCTCGCGCCGATGAGTTGCTCCAGGACGTGGAAGGGCTGCGCGAACTGCGTGTCCTCGTGGACCGCAGCCAGGAGCAGATCGCCGATGCGCTCGGCATCAAGCAGCCCTCTGTTCATAAGATTGAGCGCCAAGCCGACCTCTATCTCTCCACGCTGCGGCGGTTCGTCGAGGCTGCTGGCGGAACTTTGGAGCTGCGGGTCAATCTTCCCGGCAAAGGAACCATCCATCTGACCAAAATCGGCGATCTCCACCCGTAG